In Shinella sp. XGS7, a single genomic region encodes these proteins:
- a CDS encoding XrtA/PEP-CTERM system-associated ATPase, whose product MYEAFYGLNSKPFQLSPDPNFYFGSKQHRRAKAYLDYGVLRNDGFIVITGEIGAGKTTLLRGLLDSLNRSNVVIGNLVTTQLDAEDTLRMVGAAFGVRVKDLPKSELLMTLEAFFVNQTSQGKRCLLIVDEAQNLSARAVEELRMLSNFQFSNQSLLQTFLVGQPEFRGILQRPEMEQFRQRVAATCHIGPLDEDETQRYIEHRLKCAGSNGKPSFDPEVFPVIHQASQGIPRRINSLCDRLLLLGFMAGKTHLGKEDVDEVLRDIAQETQTPAKSVHGGLGPTLNGHAPLDLDLGRLSLGAEQAAALGHEIASLSQEQQLGQLQRLESGLARLERINLQTLGLLQKLVEAVSQPAAAAPQPAPGADSSAGTSH is encoded by the coding sequence ATGTACGAAGCTTTCTACGGGCTGAACAGCAAGCCGTTCCAGCTCAGCCCCGATCCCAATTTCTACTTCGGCAGCAAGCAGCACCGCCGCGCCAAGGCCTATCTGGACTACGGCGTGCTGCGCAATGATGGCTTCATCGTCATCACCGGCGAGATCGGTGCGGGCAAGACCACCTTGCTGCGCGGCCTGCTCGACAGCCTGAACCGCAGCAATGTGGTGATCGGCAATCTGGTCACCACCCAGCTCGACGCCGAGGACACCCTGCGCATGGTGGGTGCGGCCTTCGGCGTGCGGGTCAAGGACCTGCCCAAGTCGGAGCTGCTAATGACGCTGGAGGCCTTCTTCGTCAACCAGACCAGCCAGGGCAAGCGCTGCCTGCTGATCGTGGACGAGGCCCAGAACCTGAGCGCGCGCGCGGTGGAAGAACTGCGCATGCTCTCCAACTTCCAGTTCAGCAATCAGTCCCTGCTGCAGACCTTTCTGGTCGGCCAGCCCGAGTTCCGCGGCATCCTGCAGCGGCCCGAGATGGAGCAGTTCCGCCAGCGCGTGGCGGCCACCTGCCATATCGGCCCGCTGGACGAGGACGAAACCCAGCGCTATATCGAGCACCGCCTCAAATGCGCGGGTAGCAATGGCAAACCCAGCTTCGATCCCGAGGTCTTCCCGGTGATCCACCAGGCCAGCCAGGGCATTCCGCGCCGCATCAACTCCCTGTGTGACCGCCTGCTGCTGCTGGGTTTCATGGCCGGCAAGACGCATCTGGGCAAGGAAGACGTCGACGAGGTGCTGCGCGACATCGCCCAGGAAACCCAGACCCCGGCCAAGAGCGTGCATGGCGGCCTGGGGCCGACGCTCAACGGCCATGCGCCGCTGGATTTGGACCTGGGCCGCCTCAGCCTGGGGGCCGAGCAGGCCGCCGCCCTGGGCCATGAGATTGCGTCCTTGAGCCAGGAGCAGCAGCTCGGCCAGCTGCAGCGCCTGGAAAGCGGCCTGGCCCGGCTGGAGCGCATCAATCTGCAGACCCTGGGCCTGCTGCAGAAGCTGGTGGAGGCCGTCAGCCAGCCCGCAGCCGCTGCGCCGCAGCCCGCGCCGGGAGCCGACAGCTCGGCCGGGACCAGTCATTGA